Proteins from a genomic interval of Kitasatospora herbaricolor:
- a CDS encoding response regulator — MIDVLVVDDDFRVADVHAAYAAKVPGFRVVGTAHSAGEALAALERRPVDLLLLDHHLPDRTGLELVRSMRERQIGCDVMMVTAARDVSTVHAAMQHGALQYLVKPFTFAGLREKLVAYADLRHALAGPAAREACQDEVDRMFATLRSAASPMATLPKGHSAPTTDLVLGELRRAGRPLSAQEVADATGLSRSTAQRYLKQLERDSRLRLSLRYGDTGRPEHRYVLPAERR, encoded by the coding sequence GTGATCGACGTCCTGGTGGTGGACGACGACTTCCGGGTCGCCGACGTGCACGCCGCCTACGCGGCCAAGGTGCCCGGGTTCCGGGTGGTCGGCACCGCGCACAGCGCCGGCGAGGCACTGGCCGCGCTGGAGCGCCGGCCGGTGGACCTCCTCCTGCTCGACCACCACCTGCCCGACCGGACCGGCCTCGAACTGGTCCGCAGCATGCGCGAGCGGCAGATCGGCTGCGACGTCATGATGGTGACCGCCGCCCGCGACGTCTCGACCGTGCACGCCGCCATGCAGCACGGGGCGCTGCAGTACCTGGTCAAGCCGTTCACCTTCGCCGGACTTCGCGAGAAGCTCGTCGCGTACGCCGACCTGCGGCACGCGCTGGCCGGGCCGGCCGCCCGGGAGGCCTGCCAGGACGAGGTCGACCGGATGTTCGCCACCCTGCGCAGCGCCGCCTCCCCGATGGCGACGCTGCCCAAGGGACACTCCGCGCCCACCACCGACCTGGTGCTCGGCGAGCTGCGCCGGGCCGGGCGCCCGCTCTCCGCCCAGGAGGTCGCCGACGCCACCGGCCTGAGCCGCTCCACCGCCCAGCGGTACCTCAAGCAGCTGGAGCGCGACAGCCGGCTGCGGCTGAGCCTGCGCTACGGCGACACCGGCCGGCCCGAGCACCGGTACGTGCTGCCCGCCGAGCGCCGCTGA